In Plasmodium coatneyi strain Hackeri chromosome 3, complete sequence, a genomic segment contains:
- a CDS encoding KIR protein produces the protein MVIRGRDYKEQVESTLENVLGLYNINKGNLTNELIKNYCYACGRMGIRHPANRERCHFLYYLIGSTVGGKLSDNRFSNVMGKIYQILGRFPELCECTNIYPDISWDIFQQRKKVFDCCYNYDTIKKQLELPRSQCDSKYNGYLQKALSAYEAIRDNYCGDNRFKSSSYCMKFRNDYESKNPQVLLNLEKGCTPTPKKPSAGDDFDLGDAVVSEGK, from the coding sequence ATGGTTATTAGGGGAAGGGATTACAAGGAACAAGTAGAAAGTACGTTGGAGAATGTACTAGGGCTGTACAATATTAATAAGGGGAACTTGACCAATGAACTTATAAAGAACTACTGTTACGCATGTGGAAGAATGGGGATTCGGCACCCAGCTAACCGTGAgcgttgtcattttttatactatTTGATAGGTAGTACTGTAGGGGGAAAATTAAGTGATAATCGATTTTCGAACGTTATGGGGAAAATTTATCAAATACTGGGAAGATTCCCTGAACTATGTGAGTGTACCAATATATATCCTGATATTAGCTGGGATATTTTccaacagagaaaaaaagtattcgacTGCTGTTACAACTATGatacaataaaaaagcaaTTGGAACTTCCTAGGTCTCAATGTGATTCGAAATATAACGGCTACCTGCAGAAAGCTCTTTCAGCATATGAAGCTATACGGGACAATTACTGCGGTGATAATAGATTTAAGAGTAGTTCATACTGCATGAAATTTAGGAACGACTATGAAAGCAAGAATCCACAAGTACTTCTAAATTTAGAGAAAGGTTGCACCCCCACGCCAAAGAAACCTTCTGCTGGGGATGACTTCGACCTTGGCGACGCCGTCGTTTCTGAAGGTAAGTGA